The Streptomyces seoulensis genome contains a region encoding:
- a CDS encoding class I SAM-dependent methyltransferase encodes MTIDYDQIAGEYAQHRRAYPELVEHLASLVPQGGTVAEIGCGTANHLRGIAALVDCTAVGLDPHEKMLEVAAAAEAGDRATYVRGTAEDLSVLGIPAGGADLVFSVDMVHYLDDPARYAAQAWERLRPGGWFCTATDSEWIIRNRLPMTAYFPGTIPLELERHHAIEVLEKAYRAAGFTDPGTRVFGEEGTLADATRFRDKANSVMHLLPEDEWRSGLERLEADLERGPVPSNNRTCLLTVRKPL; translated from the coding sequence ATGACCATCGACTACGACCAGATCGCAGGCGAGTACGCGCAGCACCGCCGCGCCTACCCCGAACTCGTGGAACACCTCGCCTCGCTGGTCCCGCAGGGCGGCACCGTCGCCGAGATCGGCTGCGGCACCGCGAACCACCTGCGGGGGATCGCCGCGCTGGTGGACTGCACCGCCGTGGGCCTCGACCCGCACGAGAAGATGCTGGAGGTGGCGGCCGCCGCCGAGGCGGGCGACCGCGCGACCTATGTGCGCGGCACGGCGGAGGACCTCTCCGTGCTCGGCATCCCGGCCGGCGGCGCCGACCTCGTCTTCAGCGTCGACATGGTGCACTACCTCGACGACCCGGCGCGCTACGCCGCCCAGGCGTGGGAGCGGCTGCGGCCCGGCGGCTGGTTCTGCACGGCCACGGACTCCGAGTGGATCATCCGCAACCGGCTGCCCATGACCGCGTACTTCCCCGGCACCATCCCCCTCGAACTCGAACGCCACCACGCCATCGAGGTTCTGGAGAAGGCGTACCGCGCGGCCGGATTCACCGACCCCGGCACCCGCGTCTTCGGCGAGGAGGGCACGCTCGCGGACGCCACCCGCTTCCGGGACAAGGCCAACTCCGTGATGCATCTGCTGCCCGAGGACGAATGGCGCTCGGGCCTGGAGCGCCTGGAGGCCGACCTGGAGCGCGGACCGGTGCCGTCGAACAACAGGACGTGCCTGCTGACGGTGAGGAAGCCGCTTTGA
- a CDS encoding lyase family protein, which produces MIARYVTPEMAALLGDGHRYDTWRKVEEAVCAAYVELGLMPAKVLADVRASDSPTVEAVRFEEVRRDHEILGFLEAWAPLIPDGSAAMVHRGLTSYDLVDTANAIILKEAGELLLAGCEELLAVFRDRITRYWATPCLGRTHGMAAQATTFGHRLATVALELNRAVEVLRRAVEAVAVGTISGAVGTYVELPLELESSVLDALGVGREPLASQVVGRDRHAQLASALALVSAVVEHLALDLRLLSQTGVEEVEEPRPPLYQGSSIMPHKHNPTGSERLCGLSRLVRGHATAVLETVALWNERDLSNSCVERVALADALSVTEYQVTFAARLLRGLVVREDVMLANLRQAAVRLGSPRAMTDLIDAGASREEAYRRVQAAVDSDDPAALAAVGLTGRDTLDEAELRRVLPHRDELYERVMKELG; this is translated from the coding sequence TTGATCGCGCGCTACGTCACGCCGGAGATGGCCGCGCTGCTCGGTGACGGGCACCGCTACGACACCTGGCGCAAGGTCGAGGAGGCCGTCTGCGCCGCCTACGTCGAACTCGGCCTGATGCCGGCGAAGGTGCTGGCGGACGTCCGCGCCTCGGACTCCCCGACGGTCGAGGCCGTCCGCTTCGAGGAGGTCCGGCGCGACCACGAGATCCTCGGCTTCCTCGAAGCCTGGGCCCCGCTCATCCCGGACGGCAGCGCCGCCATGGTGCACCGGGGGCTGACCAGTTACGACCTGGTCGACACCGCCAACGCGATCATCCTGAAGGAGGCGGGTGAACTCCTGCTGGCCGGGTGCGAGGAGCTGCTCGCGGTCTTCCGCGACCGGATCACCCGGTACTGGGCCACCCCGTGCCTGGGCCGCACCCACGGCATGGCCGCCCAGGCGACGACCTTCGGCCACCGGCTGGCCACCGTTGCCCTGGAACTGAACCGGGCGGTGGAGGTGCTGCGCCGGGCCGTGGAGGCGGTGGCCGTCGGCACCATATCCGGCGCGGTGGGCACCTATGTCGAACTGCCCCTGGAACTCGAGTCGTCGGTGCTCGACGCCCTCGGGGTCGGACGCGAACCGCTCGCGAGCCAGGTCGTCGGACGCGACCGGCACGCCCAGCTCGCCTCGGCGCTCGCCCTGGTCAGCGCCGTCGTCGAACACCTCGCGCTCGACCTGCGCCTGCTGTCGCAGACCGGTGTGGAGGAGGTCGAGGAGCCCCGTCCGCCGCTGTACCAGGGGTCGAGCATCATGCCCCACAAGCACAACCCCACCGGCAGCGAGCGGCTGTGCGGCCTGTCCCGCCTCGTCCGGGGGCACGCCACGGCCGTCCTGGAGACGGTGGCCCTCTGGAACGAGCGCGACCTGTCCAACTCGTGCGTGGAACGCGTCGCCCTGGCGGACGCGCTCAGCGTCACCGAGTACCAGGTGACGTTCGCGGCCCGACTGCTGCGCGGGCTGGTGGTCCGCGAGGACGTCATGCTCGCCAACCTCCGGCAGGCCGCCGTACGGCTCGGCAGCCCCCGTGCCATGACGGACCTCATCGACGCCGGCGCGAGCCGCGAGGAGGCGTACCGCCGGGTCCAGGCGGCCGTCGACAGCGACGACCCGGCCGCCCTGGCCGCCGTCGGGCTCACCGGGCGCGACACCCTCGACGAGGCCGAGCTGCGGCGGGTGCTGCCCCACCGCGACGAACTGTACGAACGAGTCATGAAGGAACTGGGATGA
- a CDS encoding GNAT family N-acetyltransferase → MTISYGTESPRDADVEEIARVYRESGLAERRPVEDTERFTAMIRGAGLLLVAREDGRAVGVARCLTDDSYVTYVSDIAVSASHQRTGVGKALLDEIERQVPGVKLVLLSAPDAREYYPKVGFDQHPSAWTRQPAQEWKRG, encoded by the coding sequence ATGACCATCAGCTACGGAACCGAATCGCCACGCGACGCCGACGTCGAGGAGATCGCCCGCGTCTACCGGGAGTCCGGCCTCGCCGAACGCAGGCCCGTGGAGGACACCGAGCGGTTCACCGCGATGATCCGCGGGGCGGGCCTCCTCCTCGTCGCCCGCGAGGACGGCCGCGCCGTCGGCGTGGCGCGGTGCCTGACCGACGACTCCTACGTCACCTACGTCAGTGACATCGCCGTCAGCGCGAGCCACCAGCGCACGGGCGTCGGCAAGGCCCTCCTCGACGAGATCGAGCGGCAGGTACCGGGCGTCAAGCTCGTCCTGCTCTCGGCCCCGGACGCGCGGGAGTACTACCCCAAGGTCGGCTTCGACCAGCACCCCTCCGCGTGGACCCGGCAGCCCGCTCAGGAGTGGAAGCGTGGCTAG
- a CDS encoding 50S ribosomal protein L11 methyltransferase yields MTADRMTDLLRGSHFAQRVEHARRGSGQCYAPWPPGAPGQPPGLLPGKWELTAFRGLVAARDRAGQDGTGAVYIGEDSLRFVDTILDARPTGRAVDVGCGSGITSSALARTCDEVIAVDVQQVCLDATALSGTLNGSADRVHPWHGDVFAGLGTGGTADLGTSGPFGCVAANLPYAPVPPGLAYSAAGNGGPDGLDLNRLLLRSAPGLLDPRTGMLVTRFHSLGDASGPILLHEIREFAARTGHDVAVVADGRTSSLVRAALTAVHAARHNPDLAAAEVLRLVDAHQEKLGMPYVYACSLVSRAGGSGTVTFTDLSSPVSSDTPVLAVPGASPESVRAAVRLYQNRTTDLPDGFWELGGTADVEGPPERLPQLLGALDGVPSGPRTALTLAELVFADRFAADAIRARALYVTTEVMLGCLAEAGVVRSGTGE; encoded by the coding sequence ATGACGGCCGACCGGATGACGGACCTCTTACGGGGCAGCCACTTCGCCCAGCGCGTCGAACACGCCAGGCGCGGCTCGGGGCAGTGCTACGCCCCCTGGCCGCCCGGCGCCCCCGGGCAGCCGCCCGGCCTGCTGCCCGGGAAGTGGGAACTGACCGCGTTCCGCGGCCTGGTGGCGGCCCGCGACCGCGCCGGACAGGACGGCACCGGCGCGGTCTACATCGGCGAGGACTCCCTGCGCTTCGTCGACACGATCCTCGACGCCCGGCCCACCGGCCGGGCGGTGGACGTGGGCTGCGGATCGGGGATCACCAGCTCCGCCCTCGCCCGCACCTGCGACGAGGTGATCGCGGTCGACGTCCAGCAGGTGTGCCTGGACGCCACCGCGCTGTCGGGCACCCTCAACGGCAGCGCCGACCGCGTCCACCCCTGGCACGGCGACGTCTTCGCCGGCCTCGGCACCGGCGGGACGGCCGACCTCGGCACGTCGGGCCCCTTCGGCTGCGTCGCCGCGAACCTGCCGTACGCCCCCGTGCCGCCCGGCCTCGCCTACTCGGCCGCGGGCAACGGCGGGCCGGACGGGCTGGACCTCAACCGGCTGCTGCTGCGGTCCGCGCCCGGTCTGCTCGATCCTCGTACCGGCATGCTCGTGACGCGCTTCCACTCCCTCGGGGACGCGTCCGGCCCGATACTGCTGCACGAGATCCGCGAGTTCGCCGCGCGCACCGGCCACGACGTGGCCGTGGTGGCGGACGGGCGGACCTCCTCCCTGGTCCGCGCCGCGCTCACGGCCGTGCACGCCGCCCGCCACAACCCGGACCTGGCGGCGGCCGAGGTGCTCCGGCTCGTCGACGCCCACCAGGAGAAGCTCGGCATGCCGTACGTGTACGCCTGCTCCCTGGTGAGCCGGGCGGGCGGCTCCGGGACGGTGACCTTCACCGACCTGTCGTCCCCGGTCAGCTCCGACACCCCGGTCCTGGCCGTACCCGGTGCGTCCCCCGAGTCCGTGCGCGCCGCCGTACGGCTCTACCAGAACCGCACCACCGACCTCCCGGACGGCTTCTGGGAACTGGGCGGCACCGCGGACGTGGAGGGTCCGCCGGAGCGTCTGCCGCAACTGCTGGGGGCCCTGGACGGAGTACCGTCCGGACCGCGCACGGCGCTGACGCTCGCCGAACTGGTCTTCGCGGACCGGTTCGCGGCGGACGCCATCCGGGCGCGCGCCCTGTACGTGACGACCGAAGTGATGCTCGGCTGCCTCGCGGAGGCAGGCGTGGTGAGGAGCGGGACCGGCGAGTGA
- a CDS encoding thioredoxin domain-containing protein yields MNRLADVTSPYLLQHADNPVDWYPWGPEAFEEARRRDVPILLSVGYSACHWCHVMAHESFEDQATAEYLNENFVSVKVDREERPDVDAVYMEAVQAATGQGGWPMTVFLTPEAEPFYFGTYFPPRPRHGMPSFPQVLEGVHQAWQGRRDEVTEVAGKITRDLAQREIVQQAAGVPGEEELAQALLGLTREYDPQRGGFGGAPKFPPSMALEFLLRHHARTGSEGALQMASDTCERMARGGIYDQLGGGFARYSVDRDWVVPHFEKMLYDNALLCRVYAHLWRATGSDLARRVALETADFLVGELRTGEGGFASALDADSDDGTGKHVEGAYYVWTPEHLRALLGDADGDLAAEYFGVTGEGTFEHGQSVLQLPQAERVFDAERIASVKERMLAERSGRPAPGRDDKVVAAWNGLAVAALAEAGAYFDRPDLVEAAVAAADHLVRVHLDEHGHLTRTSRDGRAGDNAGVLEDYADVAEGFLALASVTGEGVWLDFAGLLLDQVLTRFTDPESGALYDTASDAEQLIRRPQDPTDNATPSGWSAATAALLSYAAHTGSEAHRTAAERALGVVKALGPRVPRFVGWGLAAAEALLDGPREVAVVGPSLTDDRTAALHRTALLATAPGAVVAAGTPDGDEFPLLAHRPLVDGAPAAYVCRDFTCEAPVTGPDALRTALGGL; encoded by the coding sequence ATGAACCGGCTAGCCGACGTGACCTCGCCGTATCTGCTCCAGCACGCTGACAACCCGGTCGACTGGTACCCCTGGGGGCCGGAGGCGTTCGAGGAGGCTCGGCGGCGGGATGTGCCGATCCTGCTGAGCGTCGGGTACTCCGCGTGCCACTGGTGTCACGTCATGGCGCACGAATCCTTCGAGGACCAGGCCACCGCCGAGTACCTGAACGAGAACTTCGTCAGCGTGAAGGTCGACCGGGAGGAGCGTCCGGACGTCGACGCGGTCTACATGGAGGCCGTGCAGGCGGCGACCGGGCAGGGCGGCTGGCCCATGACGGTGTTCCTCACGCCGGAGGCCGAGCCCTTCTACTTCGGCACCTACTTCCCGCCCCGCCCCCGCCACGGCATGCCCTCCTTCCCGCAGGTGCTGGAAGGCGTGCACCAGGCGTGGCAGGGCCGCCGGGACGAGGTCACCGAGGTGGCCGGGAAGATCACGCGCGACCTCGCCCAGCGGGAGATCGTCCAGCAGGCGGCCGGGGTGCCCGGCGAGGAGGAGCTCGCGCAGGCGCTGCTCGGGCTCACCCGTGAGTACGACCCCCAGCGCGGCGGATTCGGCGGCGCCCCGAAGTTCCCGCCGTCCATGGCGCTGGAGTTCCTGCTGCGCCACCACGCCCGCACCGGCTCCGAGGGCGCCCTGCAGATGGCGAGCGACACCTGCGAGCGAATGGCCCGCGGCGGCATCTACGACCAGCTCGGCGGCGGCTTCGCCCGCTACTCCGTGGACCGCGACTGGGTCGTGCCGCACTTCGAGAAGATGCTGTACGACAACGCCCTGCTCTGCCGGGTGTACGCCCACCTCTGGCGGGCCACCGGCTCCGACCTCGCCCGCCGGGTCGCGTTGGAGACCGCCGACTTCCTCGTCGGCGAACTGCGCACCGGGGAAGGCGGGTTCGCCTCCGCGCTGGACGCCGACAGTGACGACGGCACCGGCAAGCACGTCGAGGGCGCGTACTACGTCTGGACGCCCGAGCACCTGCGCGCCCTTCTCGGCGACGCGGACGGCGACCTGGCCGCCGAATACTTCGGCGTGACCGGCGAGGGCACCTTCGAGCACGGCCAGTCCGTGCTGCAACTTCCGCAGGCGGAGCGGGTGTTCGACGCCGAGCGGATCGCCTCGGTCAAGGAGCGGATGCTCGCCGAGCGCTCCGGGCGCCCCGCGCCCGGCCGGGACGACAAGGTCGTCGCCGCCTGGAACGGCCTCGCCGTCGCCGCGCTCGCCGAGGCCGGCGCCTACTTCGACCGCCCCGACCTGGTCGAGGCCGCCGTCGCCGCCGCCGACCATCTGGTCCGGGTCCACCTCGACGAGCACGGCCACCTCACCCGGACCAGCCGCGACGGCCGGGCCGGTGACAACGCCGGGGTGCTGGAGGACTACGCCGACGTCGCCGAGGGCTTCCTCGCGCTCGCCTCCGTGACCGGCGAGGGCGTCTGGCTGGACTTCGCCGGCCTCCTCCTCGACCAGGTGCTGACCCGCTTCACCGACCCGGAGAGCGGCGCCCTGTACGACACCGCCTCCGACGCCGAGCAGTTGATCCGAAGGCCGCAGGACCCGACCGACAACGCGACCCCCTCCGGCTGGTCCGCCGCGACCGCCGCCCTGCTGTCCTACGCCGCGCACACCGGCTCCGAGGCCCACCGGACCGCCGCCGAGCGCGCCCTCGGCGTGGTCAAGGCGCTCGGGCCGAGGGTGCCCCGGTTCGTCGGCTGGGGCCTGGCCGCCGCCGAGGCGCTGCTCGACGGCCCCCGCGAGGTCGCCGTCGTCGGCCCGTCCCTCACCGACGACCGGACCGCCGCCCTGCACCGCACGGCCCTCCTCGCCACCGCCCCCGGCGCGGTCGTCGCGGCGGGCACCCCGGACGGCGACGAGTTCCCCCTCCTCGCCCACCGCCCCCTGGTGGACGGCGCCCCGGCCGCCTACGTCTGCCGCGACTTCACCTGCGAGGCCCCGGTGACCGGCCCGGACGCGCTCCGCACGGCGCTCGGCGGCCTCTGA
- a CDS encoding PLP-dependent aminotransferase family protein: MKVSSHTVAGMLGSWQEGPGPAHRRLSDRLRLLVLDGRLSLGAALPSERDLAGALATSRTTVGAAYRTLVEHGYLATRSRARATVRLPDDTPAERWSDASPATLDLSLAAPSAPVEILHAAFATALERLPRHFERRGYDRYGITELREAVARWYERRGLPTAPDHIMITNGAQHALAVLARTLLSPRDRVVIDHPTYPHAIRTFLDVRARPLPVALTPSGWDAGQLGEAARSAQLAYLIPDFHNPTGMSMPTSVRRGLRLSCPTVIDETMTDLALDGASPEPFALHMPTAISVGSVSKSIWGGLRIGWIRATPSLLERAEQARLTTDLGTPVVEQLATAALLDARQTSRPEALRQLGERRDALRQALAEHLPHVHAPRPPGGMTLWATFPTPISSRLAAIAPEHGVTIAAGPRFGIGGAFERNVRLPYTLPPARLTQAIHNLAEAERALTRGARGTHTPAPVA, encoded by the coding sequence GTGAAAGTCAGCTCGCACACGGTGGCCGGCATGCTGGGCAGTTGGCAGGAGGGCCCCGGCCCGGCGCACCGACGCCTCTCCGACCGGCTGCGCCTGCTCGTCCTGGACGGACGCCTCTCGCTCGGCGCGGCGCTGCCCAGCGAGCGGGACCTGGCCGGTGCCCTCGCCACCAGCAGGACCACCGTCGGCGCCGCGTACCGGACCCTGGTCGAGCACGGTTACCTCGCCACCCGGTCCCGCGCCCGGGCGACCGTACGGCTGCCCGACGACACGCCGGCCGAACGGTGGTCCGACGCGAGTCCCGCGACCCTCGACCTTTCCCTGGCCGCGCCGTCGGCCCCGGTCGAGATCCTCCACGCCGCGTTCGCCACCGCGCTCGAACGGCTGCCGCGGCACTTCGAGCGGCGCGGCTACGACCGCTACGGCATCACGGAGCTGCGCGAGGCGGTCGCCCGCTGGTACGAGCGGCGCGGGCTGCCCACCGCGCCCGACCACATCATGATCACCAACGGCGCGCAGCACGCGCTGGCCGTCCTGGCCCGCACCCTCCTGTCACCGCGCGACAGGGTCGTGATCGACCACCCGACCTACCCGCACGCGATCAGGACGTTCCTGGACGTACGCGCCCGGCCGCTGCCCGTGGCCCTGACTCCGTCCGGCTGGGACGCCGGGCAGCTCGGCGAGGCGGCGCGGTCCGCGCAACTCGCCTATCTGATCCCCGACTTCCACAACCCGACCGGGATGAGCATGCCCACGAGCGTGCGCCGCGGCCTCAGGCTGTCCTGTCCCACGGTCATCGACGAGACGATGACCGACCTGGCGCTGGACGGAGCGAGCCCGGAGCCCTTCGCGCTCCACATGCCCACCGCCATCAGCGTCGGCTCGGTCTCCAAGAGCATCTGGGGTGGTCTGCGCATCGGCTGGATCCGCGCGACCCCCTCCCTGCTGGAACGCGCCGAACAGGCCCGTCTCACCACCGACCTCGGCACCCCGGTGGTCGAACAGCTCGCCACCGCCGCCCTGCTGGACGCCCGCCAGACCAGCCGGCCCGAGGCGCTCCGCCAACTGGGAGAGCGCCGCGACGCGCTGAGGCAGGCCCTCGCCGAACACCTGCCCCACGTCCACGCCCCGCGTCCACCCGGCGGCATGACCCTGTGGGCCACCTTCCCCACCCCCATCAGCTCCCGGCTGGCGGCCATAGCCCCCGAGCACGGAGTGACGATCGCGGCCGGCCCGCGCTTCGGCATCGGCGGCGCGTTCGAACGCAACGTCCGCCTCCCGTACACCCTCCCCCCGGCCCGCCTCACCCAGGCGATCCACAACCTCGCCGAAGCGGAACGAGCCCTCACCCGAGGCGCGAGGGGCACCCACACCCCGGCCCCGGTCGCCTGA
- a CDS encoding prohibitin family protein — protein MLSILLLIAAVVLFFVGRGRDENGWKLGAALGALGGVLAGVFACVHVVSAYEVGVPVTFGRVGTPLTSGMHLKSPFTDVTSFSTRPVDLDLGGEDVVEVRSSQGGVLYADVTIKWAVVPRKAVELYRLAGSEDAVQERLVLPDSREIVRNVFARHTSEEGYASARERISAEIESLVKERLAPRGIDVTTVNLRNVRPSKQLQGQIDKKIQQEQATERAVESARTAKAEAERKRIDAEGTARANKILERSLSDKVLYNQCLDAYREAAKSHPVYAVPCGGGSGGTPVIVDGTKN, from the coding sequence GTGCTGTCCATACTGCTGCTCATCGCCGCGGTCGTACTCTTCTTCGTCGGCCGCGGCCGGGACGAGAACGGCTGGAAGCTCGGGGCCGCGCTCGGCGCCCTGGGCGGGGTCCTGGCCGGTGTCTTCGCCTGTGTCCATGTGGTCAGCGCCTATGAGGTCGGCGTCCCGGTGACCTTCGGCCGGGTCGGCACCCCGCTGACCTCCGGCATGCACCTGAAGTCGCCGTTCACCGACGTCACCTCCTTCTCCACCCGGCCGGTCGACCTCGACCTGGGCGGCGAGGACGTGGTGGAGGTCCGCTCCTCGCAGGGCGGGGTGCTGTACGCGGACGTCACCATCAAGTGGGCCGTCGTACCGCGCAAGGCGGTCGAGCTGTACCGGCTGGCCGGCAGCGAGGACGCGGTCCAGGAGCGGCTGGTGCTGCCGGACAGCCGCGAGATCGTCCGCAACGTCTTCGCCCGGCACACCAGCGAGGAGGGGTACGCCTCCGCCCGCGAGCGGATCAGCGCCGAGATCGAGAGCCTGGTGAAGGAGCGGCTGGCGCCGCGCGGGATCGACGTGACCACCGTCAATCTGCGCAACGTCCGGCCGTCGAAGCAGTTGCAGGGCCAGATCGACAAGAAGATCCAGCAGGAGCAGGCCACCGAGCGCGCCGTCGAGTCCGCGCGCACCGCCAAGGCGGAGGCGGAGCGCAAGCGGATCGACGCCGAGGGCACCGCCCGCGCCAACAAGATCCTGGAGCGCTCCCTGAGCGACAAGGTGCTGTACAACCAGTGCCTGGACGCCTACCGGGAGGCCGCCAAGTCCCACCCGGTGTACGCGGTGCCGTGCGGCGGCGGCTCGGGAGGCACCCCGGTCATCGTGGACGGCACCAAGAACTGA
- a CDS encoding gamma-glutamyl-gamma-aminobutyrate hydrolase family protein: MARPPLVGITTYQEQAVWRGWDRSASLVPRDFIDPLYAAGAAVCLLPPGTDDEHTLRAADGIDALVLVGGADIDPRMYGGGPEGSSRDRAERALLLRALAADLPVLGICRGMQMINVCLGGTLVPHLPDKLGTEEHQPPEPVFVPKRVTLDPERMPGSVVGGHWDVPCFHHQAIDALGTGVLATGWTEDGVIEAVCVPERRFVVGVQGHPEAAPVQELFGAFVEAAAERRTNRDGVRERTRSVNAA, translated from the coding sequence GTGGCTAGGCCCCCGCTGGTCGGCATCACCACCTACCAGGAGCAGGCGGTCTGGCGCGGCTGGGACCGCAGCGCCTCGCTCGTCCCGCGTGACTTCATCGATCCCCTGTACGCCGCCGGCGCCGCCGTCTGCCTGCTCCCGCCCGGCACGGACGACGAACACACGCTGCGGGCGGCGGACGGGATCGACGCCCTGGTCCTGGTCGGCGGCGCGGACATCGACCCGCGCATGTACGGCGGCGGGCCCGAGGGCTCGTCCCGCGACCGCGCCGAACGCGCCCTGCTGCTCAGGGCGCTGGCGGCCGACCTGCCGGTGCTGGGGATCTGCCGGGGCATGCAGATGATCAACGTCTGCCTCGGGGGCACGCTCGTACCGCACCTGCCCGACAAGCTCGGCACCGAAGAGCACCAGCCGCCGGAGCCGGTCTTCGTGCCGAAGCGGGTGACGCTCGACCCCGAGCGGATGCCCGGCAGCGTGGTGGGCGGCCACTGGGACGTACCGTGCTTCCATCACCAGGCGATCGACGCGCTCGGCACGGGCGTGCTCGCGACCGGCTGGACCGAGGACGGGGTGATCGAGGCGGTGTGTGTGCCCGAGCGGCGTTTCGTGGTGGGTGTCCAGGGACATCCGGAAGCCGCGCCCGTCCAGGAGCTGTTCGGGGCCTTCGTCGAGGCGGCGGCGGAGCGGCGGACCAACCGTGACGGTGTACGGGAACGGACGAGGAGCGTGAACGCCGCATGA
- a CDS encoding MFS transporter, which translates to MSTEPTTGRTAGERYLGAVLLLALGAFAVGTDSYIISGILPAIAGEFRIAEGVTGQLVTVFALSYAISAPVLTTLTAAFGRRLLLQTALGVFLLANVLGALAPTYGVLLVARVLAGAGAAMYMNTAVAVATAVAGDSRRGRAVSLVLGGLTLATAFGVPLGSLVGNLGSWRGTLGLTAALAAVAMAGLALILPATAAPPAVSMSRRLRVAARPGVLVAVTANTLVVGGSFVVFTYLAVLTRAVTPLSEAGISAVLLVWGVAAAAGNAAGGRSCDRRGSERTYLYGVGGVAASFVALGTVALAAPRGHTATTALFLLCTLVWSGLYWLIPGAQVQRVMLRAPDAPVVAVSVSSASSYLGVALGGAVGGATLQYASAQVLPWTGCALALCALLVVVRDRYQAPEALPDATKEPSGSTVRETLDT; encoded by the coding sequence GTGAGCACTGAACCGACGACCGGGCGCACGGCCGGCGAACGCTATCTGGGGGCGGTCCTCCTCCTCGCGCTGGGCGCGTTCGCCGTGGGCACGGACAGCTACATCATCAGCGGCATCCTGCCCGCGATCGCCGGTGAGTTCAGGATCGCCGAAGGGGTGACCGGGCAACTGGTCACCGTCTTCGCGCTCAGCTACGCGATCAGCGCGCCGGTACTGACGACCCTGACGGCCGCCTTCGGGCGGCGCCTGCTGCTGCAGACCGCCCTCGGGGTCTTCCTGCTGGCCAACGTGCTCGGAGCGCTCGCCCCGACGTACGGGGTGCTGCTCGTCGCGCGGGTGCTGGCCGGCGCCGGCGCCGCGATGTACATGAACACGGCGGTGGCGGTGGCCACCGCCGTCGCCGGGGACAGCCGGCGGGGCCGGGCGGTCTCGCTGGTCCTCGGCGGCCTCACCCTGGCCACCGCCTTCGGCGTCCCGCTGGGCTCGCTCGTCGGCAACCTCGGGTCGTGGCGGGGCACCCTCGGGCTGACCGCCGCCCTGGCGGCCGTGGCGATGGCCGGGCTCGCGCTCATCCTCCCGGCCACGGCCGCGCCCCCCGCCGTCAGCATGAGCCGCCGGCTGCGGGTCGCGGCCCGGCCGGGCGTCCTCGTCGCGGTGACGGCCAACACCCTCGTGGTGGGCGGCAGTTTCGTCGTCTTCACCTACCTCGCCGTGCTCACCCGGGCCGTGACCCCGCTCAGCGAGGCCGGGATCAGCGCCGTCCTGCTCGTGTGGGGCGTCGCGGCGGCGGCCGGCAACGCCGCCGGTGGCCGCTCCTGCGACCGCCGCGGCTCCGAACGCACCTACCTGTACGGCGTCGGCGGGGTGGCGGCCTCCTTCGTCGCCCTGGGGACCGTGGCCCTCGCGGCCCCGCGCGGGCACACGGCCACCACGGCCCTGTTCCTCCTCTGCACCCTCGTCTGGAGCGGCCTCTACTGGCTGATCCCGGGCGCGCAGGTGCAGCGCGTGATGCTCCGGGCGCCCGACGCCCCGGTGGTCGCCGTCTCCGTCAGCAGCGCCTCCTCCTACCTCGGAGTCGCCCTCGGCGGCGCGGTCGGCGGCGCGACGCTTCAGTACGCCTCCGCGCAGGTGCTGCCCTGGACCGGCTGCGCGCTGGCGCTCTGCGCTCTGCTCGTCGTCGTCCGGGACCGGTACCAGGCCCCCGAAGCGCTCCCGGACGCGACGAAGGAGCCGAGCGGCTCCACCGTGCGGGAGACGCTCGACACCTGA
- a CDS encoding YczE/YyaS/YitT family protein yields MASPAPPARVSTPPRPDRPVLLRMSALAQVRAGRKTRRLLQLLVGLVGYGAAVMMLVQSGLGAASWNVLTEGTAHVSGISFGWATNLISVLVLLSWIPLRELPGLGTFLNVAIVGFAADATAAVLPEPHGLPARIAYLLLGLVALAFFDALYLGAQFGSGPRDGIMTGLVRVTRLPLPAVRTAIEVTVAGAGWLLGGTVGVGTVLIALSMGPLVGFFLPRTTVRLPAPPPCERGAP; encoded by the coding sequence ATGGCATCCCCTGCTCCCCCCGCACGCGTCTCGACGCCGCCCCGCCCCGACCGGCCCGTACTGCTGCGCATGAGCGCCCTCGCCCAGGTCCGGGCGGGCCGGAAGACCCGCCGATTGCTGCAACTCCTGGTCGGTCTGGTGGGGTACGGGGCCGCCGTGATGATGCTGGTCCAGTCAGGGCTCGGCGCGGCGAGCTGGAACGTGCTCACCGAGGGCACGGCCCACGTGTCGGGCATCTCGTTCGGCTGGGCGACGAACCTGATCTCCGTCCTCGTCCTCCTCTCGTGGATCCCCCTGCGGGAGCTGCCCGGCCTCGGCACGTTCCTCAACGTGGCCATCGTGGGATTCGCCGCGGACGCCACGGCGGCCGTGCTCCCCGAGCCGCACGGGCTGCCCGCCCGGATCGCCTACCTGCTGCTCGGCCTGGTCGCCCTGGCGTTCTTCGACGCGCTCTACCTCGGCGCGCAGTTCGGCTCGGGCCCCCGCGACGGCATCATGACCGGCCTCGTGAGGGTCACCCGCCTCCCTCTCCCCGCCGTCCGCACCGCGATCGAGGTCACGGTCGCCGGAGCCGGCTGGCTGCTGGGCGGAACGGTCGGCGTCGGAACGGTGCTCATCGCGCTGTCCATGGGGCCGCTGGTCGGCTTCTTCCTGCCCCGGACGACGGTCCGCCTGCCGGCCCCGCCGCCGTGCGAGCGGGGCGCGCCGTGA